tattcacaaaaataaatttccataagatatcaaattgaatgtttttAAAAGCTGTGAAGAATCTGAATCGTTAATGGCAAACACTTGTAAATCAAATGATGGAGTTGAAAGGGAAAATGGGGCAAACATTCTGAACAATTTTTAGCTTTAAGCTTAAAATGCACCTCATGTCTAAGGTATACAGACTCCAGCCATGTCAATGACAATAATTTAATTCAATGATGGCAAAAACTCTGAATTGAAAGGGAAAATATGGCAAAGTTTCTGAACAATTTCTAGTTTTAAGCTAATACACCTGATGAGGTATGCAGACTCTAGTCATGCCTCTGGTCATGCCTGTTCCTTCTCATCCAGCCCAATTTGTCAGGCAAGAATAAGTAATTAGTCATGCACTGATTCGTTCTAAGTTTACACATGAGAGGTATTTCACAGTGCACTATAGGTCACCAAACCACAAAAGTCATATGTAACAATTATTGAAATAACTACGCATTGTTATAAATAAACAGACACATTGAAAACAACTATACCTCCATGCGTTTAAGTTCTCAGGGAAGACCCACCTTGTAGGCTGCCTCTCGCATGAACTGTTTGGCAGGCTGTCTCCAGATGGCCGGGACCGTGATGACCCACCGCACATCGTCGTTGTTGATCTGCGTACAGGACTGGTCAGTCAGCTCCTGCAAGGCGTGGTCTTTGAAGAACCTGGACATAAGGTGGCAAGGTGGTCTCATGGTTACATGTTGGGTTGTTAACTTTCAGAATCTTAATTTAAGAGTACCCAGCACTCAGGCCCTACTGTGGTGCACTTAACGCAGATCTAAGACAACTTCTTTTGACTTACCTCAAAGCATGGGCAAAAACTTCCACAGCTGGCCAGAGTTTCCCATTGCCTGCAGACAGTTGAGTTCCCTTGTGTAACTCCTAGAAATACATGAGAATTAGTCAACGCAATGGTCATGTCCACATTAGTCTCTTTATCTATGAATTATTAACTTGCCGTGAGTTACACGAGTAAAATTGACATCCGTGACAAACAATAATTAAGAAATTCATAACATTTGTCAGACATTCTAAAGCTCAttgtttatgcaaataagtcctctATGCATAGATTTCATGGTGTAGTTAGTGAATCTTTGAAACCTTTTCCACTTTTTCATGCAcaaaagagctatctaccatttAAAAAATAATGACCATTACATGTccaaaacacaagatatcaagTCCTGCAGCAGTACCTTAATAGATAGCCACTAGGTGGCCCATATTCATTCAtaataatttcttcattttgccaaTACCCCCCAACACACCAAACATCAAAAAGATCTATGAATTATTGAGATGTGCTGACacagaggcacacacacacacacacacacacacagaccccaaaacataacctttatgGCAAAGTGGTCACAATTTAACAAGGCAATTTGTTGTGTACATACCGTGTTAGCGTGAAGAACCATCTTGAACCTCTCAAAGTACATCCACCTCTTGGCCTCGCCAGGTTCAAGGTCGTGATAGTTGTCCCTGGCAGCGAACCCAAACGAGTGGAACAGTCCTGTCGGAGTCAGGAGGAGGGTGGTCGggaccttctgattggtcactccagggtcgcccccctcccacttccGCATGACGTGGATGCTGTCCGGATTGCGGAGGAAGCTGAAGGCGTATCCGCTGAACGTGGTGCCGAAGTCGATGGCCACGACGACAAAGTGCTGCTCCGATGAGACAGAGTTGTTGGTCTTGTCTAGGGCTTCAGGTAACGTGTTGATGACTTGGTCCTGGTGGCTCTGTGTGGCTACTATAGGGCTGAGGGGTGCGACAGCACCACTGGTAGGGCTTCTTGGGGTTCCATTATCTGGAGCGAACAGGGAACAGAGACAATATTCTGTCAGATAAGTAACCCATGTCTTATGAAATACCGTAAGTTTCAAGGTTGTTAATTTATTGTTTCAATCATCGATGTAGATTTCTCTCTAATTCTGTCTAATAGATTTTTCCTGCTAAGGCAACAGACATGCAGGTACAGTAGGAAATTGAAGGCAGGAAATGGGATGATCTATTCTgagacctttgacctaacttcctgtcagtgtccacTATGTGCCCATAACGTGGAAACCAGCCACTCTACTGAATTCAAATTACAACGTactacagacacacaaacaaacaaatagacagacagacggaaAATGAAGCCTATAAAAGATGTGATCATGATGTTTATAATTGGTCGTAAAAATCTCAGCGTTTGGGTGTGAATTTTCTATAACTTTCTGGGACACCTCAAACAAACCAAGAAAACTCAACAGAATGGAACAGAAAATTTGCAGACAAATGGACTGCATGACTACTTGTAATATTACCAGTCAATATTCATGATCATGGTATTTCAACAGTtagaaggtcagaggtcaccaaaACAAGTTTTTGGTTGCAGGATGACTTCACCCCTCTAAAATGCCAAACCTAAAACCATAGAGGATATCAAATTTgctgtcatattttttttatgtgtcTCCCTTTGTAGGTTTTGACAATTTGTTACTTTTATACTTAATTGACAAGGAATTTCGCTTAACGCTTAAAGTTTCCTTATCTTTGGCTTGCCAAATTGGCCCAATTTCCGATCGGGTAATTAAGTTAACTCATTAGAAATGCCCGCAGTGCGTATAACGTTATCAAGATTCGTATCTGAACTACATAGAAAGCAAACATTATGTTACGGTGCGGTTCACATTCGTCGTAGAATTTTCAAACAGGTTGTGACTAAACACAAcgacctaacgttacatgtatcttggACAGCCTTTTGGTATCAAAAAAGGTGAATTTCTACAACACACGCATGGCTATCACAAGAATGGTCAAGAATGCATTCGAATGCTCACGGTTTTTGATCATACGACGAACGTCCGAGGCCCTTACAATGTAGATAACCACCCACCCACCTGTTAGAGTATTGTCTGTAATAACACCCCGCCATTCCCCTTTAGATGGCGTCCGGAGTTCCTTTTCTTCAGAATCCGTCTCCTTCAGAGTGGTGTTCGTGATTTCAGCCATCTCGGTGTCTTGGTGGTTTTCTCCCGGCCGCCTCATCACGCTAGCCCCGCAGATTTCCAAACTCAAGCCCTCTGCGCCGTGTAGTGCGGGCAGGAAGCCCTCTTGAGTGGTTGTTTCGTGTGGCTCTCTCCCATTTTCCGTGTGGCTTGCGCTTGTCGAGCGCCCTTGTTGTTGAGCGGTCCTACTCAAACTGGTGTCCAGACGAAGTTGAAGTGCGTCCGGCCCAGACATAACGTTCGTCTCGGCGGTCGTCCTGAATTTCTCCCGGGCTCTATCTCCCACCTGTTGATCCAGGTAGGACGTGCGACGCTCTAGTTCTACTTCGTACTTTCTCGGAGACGACATAACGGTGCCAGGAGTACTGCTTCTACGAACTGCTTTTACCTGTACGGATGAGTTACAAAACAAATACGCGACTGGAAGGAAACTTGATCCTAAGCTACCAATCAGTCGCCGGTAATTCGTAATCAATAGGTCATGGACGGAAACAAGCGGGgaagagtcgtttgtggtgagGAAAGGGCTTGTGTTCAAACGAAATGATGTTTGTGTGTAAAGCCACAGCTAATAAAGTTTATGGTTGTTTTATGGTTGTCATCCTCTACTGAATCCAAATCTAATGGGAGAGCGCAAAGAAAACGAGATGGGTAAAAACAGATGCCTAAATTTTCGAACAAGAGAACGTCGAAGCGTCATCATAGCCAAAATTACTTTATCTTGCATTCGTGAACTGCACAAAGCGATACTAGTGTGGTAGGctagtatcacttaccaagttggcaactgcACTCAAGGCTACaacatgtgttttatttgtgaaactacactcaaggcttccacacttgttttatttctacaacattcaaggctacctcactagtgtcacttctacaactacactcaaggctaccacacaacatattttcccattttcgGTATCATCTCATCATGTTGACCATTTCAGGAGGAAACAAAATTTCTTCAATATTCTTTTTCGAAAACCATTTTTGGGTGTTGACGTaatcaataaaatttactttgTGTGTGACATAACGTTAACGTGTCAGTTCTTAGGGAGATGGCAAAACGAATGAAACAGTTGACAAACACGGAACGATCAACGTTGAGTCGAGTTGATTTTAGTAGGaatgcataacgttacacaaagCTTCTAGCTACTCTTCAAAGTTGATAAGGACTATTTGAAGTTtcaaaaatatatctttatctCTTCAAAACCTATTTTGTAACAGTTAATGTTGTATCATAAGTCAGGTACTTTTCAAATGACGTCACACACTCAGGTGTATCAAAAGAGCCGTCTTGCGTGTGCAAATGGAACATGTCTTTCTCGGACAGCCTCGACCAATTGGATTAGCTTAGTTATGCTCGAGTTGATATGAATGTGTGTAACGGTAACGGTTTGAAGAGAGCTGTTTACACCCGGACACATATAAAGTCAACTCCGGACAGGAATGCCCCCGAGCGAACAGCCTCAGTCTCAGTCTGCGTGAAAAagaccgatcctgactgtccatcacaattatcagttcaaccaatgatggcAAGGCAATTTATGGATCGACCAATGGCACACTGCGAATGGTACATCATTAAGAATACGAAAATAGGCTTAATTCAAGGGTTCCACGGAGTCGAAAGGCCTGCATATATATCCCCGCCCACCTCAGGCAAATCTTAGACATGCAAAGGAAAAACatagacataaaaaaaattgacagacATATAGCCACACTCttcctctcattggtcaaattgaTAATTGCCACGCTATCATTGGTCGAACggataattgtgatggacagtcaggattggtCTTAAATTCGGAGTTTGAGCAAAGGTTCTGATGCGCcgtctcttattggtcaattgaTCAATAGCCCGATCCAACTGTCTATCAcaattcagtttcagtttcagtttatttattaaataaacaattttacaattagaatttttttaattttacaatTAAAAGTTCAACACATGATAATAGGGTAATTAGTGGTTTGACCAATATGGCTGCATGTCTGTCGAATAcatgcatttttatgtttttattttgcattcttACATTTCGTCGGTGGTGGGTGGGGCTATGGGTGTGGTCTACAGATGTCTAtatcttgaatttctttgaaatcttATACCCCGTCTTTGAAATCTTATGCCGCATCTTAACGTTAGCCCATGTTTAAGGATTGTGTACGAGAAATGTGTAAATGAACTTGGCAATGATATTTCCGAGTCCAGAAATAGTCAACATTAATCCTAGACATGGTGTTGATATTTTACAGTCTTTTCTAGTTAGAAATAGTCGCCCGGGTCTGAGTTcgagaagagccacaccttgaaattccgccgcacttatcgaaaagagtagagatccttccctgtgtgagtggatctTCTAAAAGGCATGGAAATAAACAAACCGGATCAAAGTCTTTAGGTCTCAAAAATAAAAGCGTGAGAAAGTACAAAACGGTCCGCCCCTTGCTCGGGCGGCTGGCAGAGCGTTGCTATGTGGCGAAGTCGTCAAGGGTCAGACCAGGAGAACAATACCCGCGCCCTGCACCAGCACCCCTCGTATCGGCTACTGTTTCACTGCTGGGACCTGCTAGAAAATACCTGGCGCTGCTTGTGGAAAAACATCAACAGGTCTGGTTGTGGTTGTGCACGCTGTGGGATTTTACACGCGTCCTGGCATCGGTGTGGAACAAGCATGAGTGGCGGGAAGGTACGCGTGAAGTCCAGCAAGCCTCGGGCAAACCTACGCATACCCTGGCGGGACTCTACTTGGCTTACCGGCTCGAGTTCTTCCACTTCGCCGCCGTCGCGCGCGGAAATTCACGCATTAAGCCCGGGTTCGGTACTACGGAAGGTCGCACTACTGTATCAGAAAAGGAATCTAGACGAAATAGTTTGCATGTTGGAATCTCTCAGCCCGGTAACTTTATCCACGCTCGCTACCGAACTACCCATGGATGTGTTCATGGACGAGTTCCCCCAAACGCTACCCATATTGCGAATTTTCTACGTGAAGTTGGCTGATCTTGACCATTTCCCGATCGGTATGCCCGACGTTATAACGTTGATGTTGCATCTAGCTGTTTATACCTCCGAGCACAACATGACGTATACACCTGCGGGTGGACAGTGGCTACTGGCGGCGCATCAAACACAACACCTGTACAGGTGCTGCAATGACATCATAGGGATAGCGAACCGTGTGTATCCTGAAGTGCGAAGCCGTTTACGTGCTAAGAAGGAACAGGTCGCCACCTGCCTAAGAGGGTTAGGCGAACACGGCATGGTGACGTATGAAGACAGCCTGATGCACCTATCCGACTGCCTCCTCACGGAGTGTAACAGGAGTTTAACCGTCTTGAAGAGCACCGTGACCGCCTTGGATGAGATGAAGCTACCGGAGAAGTCTCATCATCACGACCGCAAGCACGCGTCCACCTCGTGCGGTCATCAGAGACTCCTCTCACTCAACGTGCGGGACATTCAGGATAGGCTGATCAGGAACAAGTCTCTGATGAACGCCGTGGATAGGACTGCAGCCTCCAGATCGCAGCTGGCTCACTTCGTGCACCTGTTGTCGGAGCGCATCGAAGCTGACAAGGAAGCGCTCCGGACCACCACCGAGCTACGCAAACAACTACACGTGCTCAAGCTGGACAACAAGGTAAATAAACTAAGACTAAATGTTGTGAAATCTCTTAAATGAATAAGGAACGGGTTTGCATAATGTTACCGCAGCCGTCTTTCTTAGAATTCAATTGACGTTTGCATTgttgccaggaagtttatatcGCCCGCCGTCTTGGTGTGCCCCAATGTGGCCTCTTTCATTACTCTAACGAAGTAACGTCAGTCCTGTTTACAAACTTTCCAGCACTTTTGACAAAAGTGCTGACATCCGTTAAGTCACGTAACCAACGTGACTTGTAATTTAATTATGAGTAAGACTACAGGTATAAATTGGATGTGCAAACTTTTTGTGTTGGGAGACAGTTTTATGCTTTAATTTGTTCTATGTTACTTTCTTAAATTACTAGGATGAGAATTTCTTCTTAGGAGGTACTTGAATTATAAAAAGtaggccttatttgcataattaattatgctATGTTTGATAACATTTAAATATGTTTATAACTgatgtaaattttgtaaataaaccTAGTAAATTATGACGTTATGAGTGCATGATCAATGCAGAGTATTTTCCCCCATATCTCCCGTGCATCAGGTGGGGTTGCTTCTGACAACTCTGTCCAGAGGGTTGGACATGATCCTGAAGATGAACCCAGCACATGTACAATCCAGCCCCAATGGGCAGGCAGGGGGAGACAGTGGTGGAGCGGACAGTCTGCATCTCCATGGAGGAGCTGCAGTTGACTCCTCTCCAACAGAACGATCTCCCACAGAGCGACAACCTACAGAGCACTGTGGTAagagatgttgtttttttctcttcgccaagaagagtatgagattgctgacttgggtctgtatgtaggtcaacagcatataactcgagaaattgtggatggaactttgtgatttttggtaggtgtgtagcggttgtcgaaaggaatgccaagtttgaaaacggtttacctggcgttttcctacggtactgcagcgagcttggtatgttttttgcggtttgttttgggcagcataagtcaaaatctagctgggcgattttcacgaaacttggtaggtgtgtagcggttttggagaggaaggtcaag
The sequence above is drawn from the Branchiostoma floridae strain S238N-H82 chromosome 4, Bfl_VNyyK, whole genome shotgun sequence genome and encodes:
- the LOC118413686 gene encoding uncharacterized protein LOC118413686, whose amino-acid sequence is MWRSRQGSDQENNTRALHQHPSYRLLFHCWDLLENTWRCLWKNINRSGCGCARCGILHASWHRCGTSMSGGKVRVKSSKPRANLRIPWRDSTWLTGSSSSTSPPSRAEIHALSPGSVLRKVALLYQKRNLDEIVCMLESLSPVTLSTLATELPMDVFMDEFPQTLPILRIFYVKLADLDHFPIGMPDVITLMLHLAVYTSEHNMTYTPAGGQWLLAAHQTQHLYRCCNDIIGIANRVYPEVRSRLRAKKEQVATCLRGLGEHGMVTYEDSLMHLSDCLLTECNRSLTVLKSTVTALDEMKLPEKSHHHDRKHASTSCGHQRLLSLNVRDIQDRLIRNKSLMNAVDRTAASRSQLAHFVHLLSERIEADKEALRTTTELRKQLHVLKLDNKVGLLLTTLSRGLDMILKMNPAHVQSSPNGQAGGDSGGADSLHLHGGAAVDSSPTERSPTERQPTEHCADVIIQEEPLPGIVHKRKLAMESSNPQSVSNTATIPSADVRNNELTVLKEQYAKAKATITQLQKRERNLLDKLTTQARRQIQRGCKFEDISLTARPTQLVRRYETLYTQSRVDALDSMDAILRRDGFYVQDNLKNKIAFTVMLLSYRCAEERLSELRSSVFRLLPVPEGAASPRQKASAAELDGCINNYLCTAADSWDTGACYQDVVGKLCECLQEFSALQESGSVTSYIRECVQLSWALCVQTPPLTLHYSDAVFNPSLHERFHSSDPSSDKIRDFLWPALMEEQTCLHKGVIMTGEEEHRL